TGGGCGCGCTCGCGTCGCGGTCCACGAGCGAACTCACGACGAGCGGGCCTGAACGACGCCGACGACGAGGAGCCCGGACGCGACGGCGGGCGTCACCGCCCCCGACCCGGGCACCGCGACGTTGCTCGCGACGACGCCGAGGGCGACGACGGCGGCGTAGGCCGCGTACACACGCGCGTACCGCCGGTCGCGGCGAGAGCCGCGCGACCGCGCGAACAGCCACACGCCCGCCGCGAACAGCCCCGCGACGAGCAGCGTGTGCGCCCAGTAGGCGGCCGTGGGGACGACCGCGTTGGTCCCGAAGGCCGTCGCGGTCTCGGCGATCCCGCCCCAGTACAGCCCGTGGATCGGGGTCGTGACGACCAGCCCGACGTCCGCGCCGACGACGAGCGCGACGCCCGCGTACACCGCGGGATGGCCGAGCGTCCCCGGCGTGCTGTGGGCCGTGCTGGCGAACAGGAACCACCCCAGCGCGGCCACCGACGCCCCGATCAGCGAGAGGAGGTAGAAGTACGCCTGCACCATCGGTTCCGGGGAGAACGGGCGGAACGCCGCCGTCCCGCCCCAGATGGCGACCCCGATGGCGAGGACGCCGAACGAGAGGCCGTTGTCGCTCTCGCGGTGTGCGATCGCGGTCCGGAGACCGGGACCGACGGCGACGAGCGCGGCGAGCGCCCCGAGGGCGGCCCCGGCCGTTCCGACCGTGGAGGGAGACATACCCACTGGTGTCAACCTGCCGTATTAGGGGTTTTCATCCGCCCGACAGCTTCGACCGACGGCGGCCCGACGACCCTCCGATCGGGGCGCGATCGGACCCCGCCGATCAGGGGGTATTTGTCCCTCGCTGGCCTCCGATAGGCCATGCGAACGCTCGTCTTCGACGGCCGGACCGGTGCCGCCGGCGACATGATCTGCGCCGCGCTGATCGCGGCCGGTGCCGACCCCGACGTCTTCCGCCCCGTGAGCGATCGGCTTCCGGTCCGGTATGAGGTCCGGGAGACGACGAAAAACGGGATCCGGGCGACCACCGTCGACGTGCTCGTTGACGACGACGGGGACAGCGGCGGCGTCCGCGACGAGCGCGGAGACGGCTCCGGGGACGCCGGCGGCCACTCGCACGGCCACGCCGACGGTCACTCCCACGATCACTCGCACGGCCACGGCGACGGCCACTCGCACGGCCACGCCGACGGTCACTCCCACGATCACTCGCACGGCCACGGCGACGGTCACTCACACGACCACGGCGACGGTCACTCCCACGATCACTCGCACGGCCACGGCGACGGTCACTCACACGACCACGGGGACGCCGACCACACGCACGCCGAAGGGGCCGGCGTCCGGCGGAGCTACTCGGAGGTGGTAGACCTCGTCGAGTCGATGGCCCTCCCCGCCCCGGTCGAGTCGACCGCG
This genomic stretch from Halorubrum hochsteinianum harbors:
- a CDS encoding histidine kinase N-terminal 7TM domain-containing protein, which translates into the protein MSPSTVGTAGAALGALAALVAVGPGLRTAIAHRESDNGLSFGVLAIGVAIWGGTAAFRPFSPEPMVQAYFYLLSLIGASVAALGWFLFASTAHSTPGTLGHPAVYAGVALVVGADVGLVVTTPIHGLYWGGIAETATAFGTNAVVPTAAYWAHTLLVAGLFAAGVWLFARSRGSRRDRRYARVYAAYAAVVALGVVASNVAVPGSGAVTPAVASGLLVVGVVQARSS